Proteins co-encoded in one Acidobacteriota bacterium genomic window:
- a CDS encoding dihydrofolate reductase gives MRKIIAAEFMTIDGVIQNEENDGDGFKYGGWFFPYADEVTGGVVQERLARRMDLLLGRKTFDGWETYWPTHSNFWPNVMTATKYVASNTRDSSDWQPNVFLSGDIAEKIREIKQQDGPDIYVMGSADLLQTLFKNDLVDEMELMIIPITLGTGKRLFESGTIPASFKVTSSQIAPKGIICVTYQRDGDVKTGAPQIKVDD, from the coding sequence ATGAGAAAAATAATTGCAGCGGAATTCATGACGATCGATGGTGTCATACAGAACGAGGAAAATGATGGCGACGGGTTTAAGTATGGCGGGTGGTTTTTTCCCTATGCGGACGAGGTGACGGGCGGCGTGGTGCAGGAGCGGCTGGCTAGACGGATGGATCTGCTGTTGGGGCGGAAGACCTTTGACGGTTGGGAGACGTACTGGCCGACGCATTCGAACTTCTGGCCGAACGTCATGACCGCAACGAAGTACGTCGCTTCGAACACACGCGACTCCAGCGATTGGCAGCCAAACGTATTCCTCAGCGGCGACATCGCTGAAAAGATCCGCGAGATCAAACAACAGGACGGCCCCGACATCTACGTCATGGGCAGCGCCGATCTGCTCCAGACCCTTTTCAAAAACGACCTCGTCGATGAGATGGAGCTAATGATAATCCCGATCACCCTCGGCACCGGAAAACGCCTCTTCGAAAGCGGCACCATCCCTGCGTCCTTCAAGGTGACAAGCAGCCAGATCGCCCCGAAAGGCATCATCTGCGTCACATACCAACGCGACGGTGACGTAAAAACCGGAGCCCCTCAGATAAAAGTGGACGATTAG
- a CDS encoding DUF1772 domain-containing protein, giving the protein MKRILLFAAVLFYCFHFSGHIYESLVLVTNWKSGEVADVVRYVDFLRIGSPADFFAIAQFGCLLTSLVALIAVWREKGNVRLFAGLTFLIAVVVMAGTFAIFVPINMYMGSTTNFDPVELKSKVTTWVNFEYIRIVVIALGLISSIAALEYSGRKESSS; this is encoded by the coding sequence ATGAAGCGAATATTGCTGTTTGCCGCCGTCCTGTTCTATTGTTTCCACTTTTCCGGACACATTTACGAATCGCTCGTGCTCGTCACTAACTGGAAGTCCGGCGAGGTTGCCGATGTGGTCAGATACGTGGATTTTCTGCGTATCGGAAGTCCCGCAGATTTCTTTGCGATCGCCCAGTTCGGATGTTTGCTGACATCGTTGGTGGCGTTAATTGCCGTTTGGCGTGAAAAGGGCAATGTTCGTCTATTTGCCGGCTTAACGTTTTTGATCGCGGTCGTCGTCATGGCGGGAACTTTCGCTATCTTTGTCCCGATCAATATGTATATGGGCTCGACGACGAATTTCGATCCCGTAGAACTCAAGAGCAAAGTGACGACCTGGGTCAATTTCGAATATATACGCATCGTTGTCATCGCGCTCGGGCTGATAAGTTCTATCGCCGCCCTCGAATATTCCGGCCGCAAAGAGTCTTCTTCTTAA
- a CDS encoding alpha/beta hydrolase gives MFLSGVASAQQKPVTGYAPVNGLKMYYEINGSGEPVVLLHGAFMAITDDWRLWINELAKTRKVIAVEMQGHGRTTDIKRDITYENLSDDVAGLLDYLKIPKADIVGYSLGAGTAMMTAIRHPEKVRRVVSMSAPIRRDGWVKEANDAWPNFSPELFKGTPAETEREKLNPVPNSFTDFFNHIKAAAMRPYDFGADNLKATKAPFFFIHGDADGVRIDHIAEMYRLKGGGNTHADMQPRSESRLAILPNTTHVTLMDRMTTIVPMVNDFLKAKQPKQ, from the coding sequence ATGTTCCTGTCCGGCGTTGCATCGGCACAGCAGAAACCGGTTACGGGCTATGCACCGGTTAACGGATTGAAGATGTATTACGAGATCAATGGAAGCGGAGAGCCGGTGGTGCTGCTTCATGGGGCGTTTATGGCGATCACGGACGACTGGCGTTTGTGGATCAACGAACTCGCCAAAACGCGGAAAGTCATTGCCGTCGAAATGCAGGGCCACGGGCGGACTACCGACATCAAACGCGATATCACTTACGAAAACCTCTCGGACGACGTCGCCGGACTGCTTGACTATCTTAAGATCCCGAAAGCGGATATTGTCGGTTACAGTTTGGGTGCAGGCACGGCGATGATGACGGCGATCCGGCATCCGGAAAAAGTGCGAAGGGTCGTCAGCATGTCCGCCCCGATCCGCCGCGACGGCTGGGTCAAAGAAGCTAACGACGCATGGCCCAATTTCTCGCCGGAGCTATTCAAAGGCACGCCCGCCGAAACCGAACGGGAGAAACTTAATCCTGTGCCGAACAGCTTCACGGATTTCTTCAACCACATCAAAGCCGCGGCAATGAGGCCATATGATTTCGGCGCCGACAATCTGAAGGCCACAAAAGCTCCATTCTTCTTCATCCACGGCGACGCCGACGGCGTACGGATCGACCACATTGCCGAAATGTACCGCCTCAAGGGCGGCGGCAACACCCACGCCGACATGCAGCCGCGTTCCGAATCGAGACTCGCCATCTTGCCCAACACAACCCACGTCACACTAATGGACCGCATGACAACGATCGTCCCGATGGTGAACGACTTTCTCAAAGCGAAGCAGCCGAAACAGTAG
- a CDS encoding VOC family protein, translated as MAKVTGIGGVFFKSAGKGADLAAWYEKNLGISLESWGGSILKWTDDKVVDGGMTVWSTADSESKWFSPSESSFMINYRIDDMDEMLEQLKTNGVEIIKGPDTDFNGKFAWIMDPDGNKVELWEPAV; from the coding sequence ATGGCAAAGGTAACGGGCATCGGCGGGGTATTTTTTAAGAGTGCGGGCAAGGGAGCGGATCTCGCGGCGTGGTATGAGAAAAATCTCGGCATCAGCCTCGAGAGCTGGGGCGGCTCGATACTGAAGTGGACTGACGATAAAGTCGTCGACGGCGGCATGACGGTCTGGAGCACGGCCGACAGCGAGTCAAAATGGTTCAGCCCGAGCGAGTCCTCGTTCATGATCAACTATCGCATTGACGATATGGATGAAATGCTCGAACAGCTCAAGACAAATGGCGTCGAGATCATCAAAGGCCCCGACACGGATTTCAACGGAAAATTCGCCTGGATCATGGATCCCGACGGCAACAAGGTCGAACTCTGGGAACCGGCGGTTTAG
- a CDS encoding serine hydrolase has protein sequence MNLVRSNRFLTLFALYLLAVQFAVGQAPAKKENSLDSFVERKMNESGLVGLGAAIIVNRKLVWIKGYGYADKETKTTFTPDTIMNIGSISKTFTGASLMRAVEEKKVSLDEDINSYLPFKVINPFFPNDRITLRNLTTHTSGITDRSSIYRTSYHSGGDSPEPLGEFLKNYFETNGKYYSKDNYLNKRQGSYREYSNIAAGLAGYIVEIRTGMKLNAYSKRYIFKPLKMDDTGWFFSEIKLANHSKLYDKQPDGIKPIQLYGLTTYPDGGVRTSVSDLSKFFVCLLNSGKYNGARILKKRSVEEMLKFQYTASNKPENIDLTETNSGIFWATKAKTTRIGHGGADPGVKTEMLYDPTQKVGVILFTNTGLADEDMFKNYYAIFDELWKHAASLKDAKAITH, from the coding sequence ATGAATCTCGTTCGGTCTAATCGTTTTTTGACTCTTTTCGCGTTGTATTTGCTCGCCGTGCAATTTGCTGTGGGACAAGCTCCGGCTAAAAAAGAGAATTCGCTCGATAGCTTTGTTGAAAGGAAAATGAATGAATCAGGATTGGTTGGACTTGGGGCAGCAATCATTGTGAACAGAAAATTGGTCTGGATCAAAGGATATGGATATGCTGACAAAGAGACGAAAACAACCTTCACGCCAGATACGATCATGAATATCGGATCGATCAGCAAAACTTTTACGGGAGCGTCTTTGATGCGCGCCGTTGAAGAAAAAAAAGTATCTCTTGACGAAGATATTAATAGCTATCTGCCTTTCAAAGTGATTAATCCATTTTTCCCCAATGATAGGATTACATTGAGAAATCTGACCACACATACTTCCGGGATCACAGACCGATCTTCGATCTATAGGACTTCGTACCATTCCGGCGGCGATTCTCCGGAACCGTTGGGAGAGTTTCTGAAAAACTACTTTGAAACGAACGGTAAATATTATTCGAAGGATAATTATTTGAATAAAAGACAAGGATCTTATCGGGAGTATTCCAATATTGCCGCAGGGTTAGCAGGCTACATAGTTGAAATCAGAACCGGTATGAAATTGAATGCTTACAGTAAACGATATATTTTCAAACCGTTGAAGATGGACGATACGGGTTGGTTCTTTTCCGAAATTAAGCTGGCCAACCACTCAAAACTTTATGATAAACAACCAGACGGCATTAAACCTATTCAGTTGTACGGCCTAACAACCTACCCTGATGGCGGAGTTCGTACATCGGTCTCAGATTTATCGAAGTTCTTTGTCTGTTTATTAAATTCGGGGAAATATAACGGAGCCAGAATTCTAAAAAAGCGATCGGTTGAGGAAATGCTTAAATTTCAATATACCGCGTCAAATAAACCTGAAAATATCGATTTAACCGAAACAAACTCCGGAATTTTCTGGGCTACCAAAGCCAAAACAACCAGGATCGGACACGGAGGAGCCGACCCCGGAGTAAAAACGGAAATGCTTTATGACCCGACTCAAAAAGTAGGTGTCATTTTATTCACGAATACAGGTCTCGCTGATGAGGATATGTTTAAAAATTACTACGCCATATTTGATGAACTTTGGAAGCATGCAGCGTCCTTAAAAGACGCTAAAGCGATCACTCACTAA